DNA from Variovorax sp. PBL-H6:
ACCTGCCCAACGGCCTGGTGCGCAGCTACTCGCTGTGCAACCCGGCCAGCGACCGCCAGCGCTACGTCGTCGGCGTGGCCAACGACCGCAAGAGCCGCGGCGGCTCGCGCTACGTGCACCAGCAGCTGCGCGTGGGCATGACGCTGCCGATCTCCGCACCGCGCAACAACTTTCACCTGGAGGAGGGTGCGGAGCGCTCGGTGCTGGTGGCCGGCGGCATCGGCGTGACGCCCATCTGGTGCATGCTGCAGCGCCTGGCCGACATCGACAAGCCGGTGGAGCTGATCTACTGCGCGCGCACGCGCAAGGAAGCCGCCTTCTGCGATGCGATCGACGCACTGGCGCGCGAGAGCAAGGTCGCGCTGACCTGGCATTTCGACGCAGACAAGGGCGCGCCGCCCGACCTCGGGACGCTGCTGGCCGGCAAGAGCGCAGACGATCATTTCTATTGCTGCGGCCCGGCGCCCATGCTCGATGCCTTCGAGAAGACCTGCGCGCAACTGGGCTACGCGCATGCGCACATCGAGCGCTTTTCTGCCGCGCATGTCGAGGCACCCAGCGCAACCGAGACCTACGTCGTGGAGTGCGCAAAGAGCGGCAAGAGCGTCGAGGTGCCGCCGGGCAAATCGATCCTCGACAGCCTGATCGACGCCGGCCTCAACCCCGACCACAGCTGCAAGGAAGGCGTGTGCGGCGCTTGTG
Protein-coding regions in this window:
- a CDS encoding PDR/VanB family oxidoreductase, with amino-acid sequence MSSPTLNALVHTMRYEAEGIVSVEFRPASPEVEFPAFEAGSHIDLHLPNGLVRSYSLCNPASDRQRYVVGVANDRKSRGGSRYVHQQLRVGMTLPISAPRNNFHLEEGAERSVLVAGGIGVTPIWCMLQRLADIDKPVELIYCARTRKEAAFCDAIDALARESKVALTWHFDADKGAPPDLGTLLAGKSADDHFYCCGPAPMLDAFEKTCAQLGYAHAHIERFSAAHVEAPSATETYVVECAKSGKSVEVPPGKSILDSLIDAGLNPDHSCKEGVCGACETKVISAGEIEHRDGILTKAEQAANKTMFICVSQCKRGPLVLDI